In Reichenbachiella agarivorans, one genomic interval encodes:
- a CDS encoding TlpA family protein disulfide reductase → MKQTYLICFLLITMGLVQTHTLQAQSAVFQIKLKEINGYYRTIGDLKGSQLTIVDFWATWCKPCVKSIPKLVELSHTYDNETVAFVGVNVDSPRNTSKVRPFAMSRRIDYPVLLDSDQALYGELLVSVLPTLFILDKEGKVLYTHEGYTTGDEKIFKEKIDQFLSDAK, encoded by the coding sequence ATGAAACAAACCTACTTAATCTGTTTCCTATTGATTACAATGGGACTTGTGCAAACGCATACTCTTCAAGCTCAATCTGCTGTCTTTCAGATAAAACTCAAAGAAATCAACGGATACTACCGTACCATTGGTGATTTAAAAGGGTCTCAATTGACAATAGTTGATTTTTGGGCAACTTGGTGTAAGCCTTGTGTCAAATCCATCCCCAAACTGGTAGAACTTTCACATACGTATGACAATGAGACGGTTGCTTTTGTAGGAGTCAACGTAGACAGTCCCAGAAATACCTCAAAGGTCCGTCCATTTGCTATGTCTAGAAGAATTGACTATCCTGTGTTATTAGATTCGGATCAAGCATTGTATGGAGAGCTGCTGGTATCTGTATTACCTACCTTATTTATTCTGGACAAGGAAGGTAAGGTTCTATACACACATGAAGGCTATACTACAGGAGATGAAAAAATATTCAAGGAAAAAATAGATCAATTCTTGTCAGATGCGAAATAA
- a CDS encoding DUF6029 family protein, with protein MRNKFLLICVCLLTSAFAIHAQGQIQGSNLMEYQLGNIPNQKPAYQSSLFDQLDLSYRFKSFGLDTRIEQYYPSFGEDIDYTRVSQFKFQYKSDFLDVELGNIYASFGRGLLMRTYEIPGSIWETRGYRVRYGFYRDLLGAAVTMKYNHGEVKLIRGEVLDVTLPPTLSKDIDRRPDLIEGIQGSYRLGHHSLGLIYMRHHSESQSTIDADPDRYLSVFYDGVLFDNFSIYGEMAKKLYDDVSIGDFSDEAAYGGYVGVNFYLGNFGVSLEYKDYHNFSLGTGINDPPTLVKEHSYRLLNRSTHIPSLTDESGYQVEVYYTMENGSIVTLNTSRASNQITDDNQPVFQEYFAEYQFNPLETLSAKIFADYAIDPLNNEDNRYAAGTYLDVSHSKLTSTLEFEWQYIERLDDKFSNLYAAYTLSNPSSYSVSLVMEWTADPNQFAQDTDTFNYYPAVVGSYRPNSKNIITLFAGKRRGGPACNSGVCYNVLDFEGVELRLNTRF; from the coding sequence ATGCGAAATAAATTTCTACTAATCTGCGTCTGTTTACTTACAAGTGCATTTGCGATACACGCACAAGGACAAATACAAGGTTCCAACCTGATGGAATACCAATTGGGTAATATTCCTAATCAAAAACCAGCCTATCAAAGTTCACTTTTCGATCAATTGGATTTATCCTATCGATTCAAGTCCTTTGGTCTGGATACAAGAATCGAACAATATTATCCTTCTTTTGGTGAAGACATAGATTATACCAGAGTAAGTCAATTCAAATTTCAGTACAAATCAGATTTTTTAGATGTAGAATTAGGTAATATTTATGCATCTTTTGGCAGGGGTTTGTTGATGCGTACCTATGAAATCCCTGGCTCAATCTGGGAAACAAGAGGATACCGAGTACGCTATGGGTTTTACCGGGATTTGCTTGGTGCAGCAGTCACAATGAAATACAACCATGGTGAAGTAAAACTTATTCGTGGAGAGGTATTGGATGTCACACTCCCTCCCACACTATCCAAAGATATTGACCGCCGGCCTGACCTGATTGAGGGTATTCAAGGTAGTTACAGATTAGGACATCATAGTCTTGGACTCATCTATATGCGTCATCACTCTGAGAGTCAGTCCACTATAGATGCTGATCCTGACAGGTATTTATCTGTTTTCTACGATGGCGTTTTGTTTGATAATTTTTCCATTTATGGGGAGATGGCCAAGAAACTATACGATGATGTGTCCATTGGAGACTTCTCTGATGAGGCCGCCTATGGTGGTTATGTAGGAGTAAATTTTTATCTAGGCAATTTTGGAGTAAGTCTGGAATACAAAGACTACCATAATTTCTCACTTGGTACTGGAATCAACGATCCTCCAACACTCGTAAAAGAACATTCTTATAGGTTACTCAACCGTAGCACACATATACCGTCCTTGACAGATGAAAGTGGCTATCAGGTAGAGGTCTATTATACCATGGAGAATGGTAGCATTGTTACACTCAATACCTCAAGAGCTAGCAATCAAATTACCGACGACAATCAACCAGTTTTTCAAGAGTATTTTGCTGAATATCAATTCAATCCTTTAGAAACACTCTCTGCTAAAATATTTGCTGATTATGCGATAGATCCTTTGAACAATGAAGACAATCGCTACGCTGCTGGAACCTACCTCGATGTATCACATAGCAAACTAACTTCTACGCTAGAGTTTGAATGGCAGTACATTGAGCGACTGGATGATAAATTCTCTAATCTCTATGCGGCCTACACACTATCAAATCCTTCCAGCTACAGTGTTTCCCTTGTGATGGAATGGACGGCAGATCCCAACCAATTTGCCCAAGACACTGATACTTTTAACTATTACCCCGCTGTGGTGGGGAGTTACAGACCCAATTCAAAGAATATTATAACACTCTTTGCAGGCAAGCGGCGAGGTGGCCCAGCTTGTAACTCAGGCGTATGCTACAACGTCCTTGATTTCGAAGGTGTCGAACTCAGACTCAACACTAGATTTTAA
- a CDS encoding redoxin domain-containing protein, translating to MKKLTILFALIISCSGIQAQVVGDAAPDFTLDLLGGGSFKLSDQKGKVVSLFLFGNACPHCKTNGPNTETDIYSVYKNYVDFVAIGGDTWDGNSSAVESFRTDTNITYPLGLKAGSLESLFSSTYDRLIIIDKEGIIRYKSDQNVTKAEAARASQVISEYLGDSQVLSIPAQEDSISVVLFPNPAIESLTIQSELLLTMDATLRVYNMTGRCTQTNQTIKNSESQVTISIQDQPIGVNIIELTFEDHSKIRKLFVKN from the coding sequence ATGAAAAAACTCACCATATTATTCGCACTCATTATTAGTTGTAGTGGTATTCAGGCACAAGTAGTCGGTGATGCTGCACCAGATTTTACGCTAGATTTACTTGGCGGGGGCTCTTTTAAGCTTTCTGATCAAAAAGGAAAAGTGGTTTCCCTCTTCCTATTCGGTAATGCTTGTCCTCATTGCAAAACCAACGGTCCCAATACAGAAACTGACATATATAGCGTATATAAGAACTATGTTGATTTTGTAGCAATCGGTGGAGATACTTGGGACGGAAACAGTAGTGCAGTTGAAAGTTTTAGAACAGATACAAATATCACATATCCACTGGGGCTCAAAGCAGGATCATTGGAATCCTTATTTAGTAGTACTTATGATCGGTTGATTATCATAGACAAAGAAGGAATCATCAGGTACAAATCTGATCAAAACGTCACGAAAGCAGAAGCGGCAAGGGCTAGTCAGGTTATTTCGGAGTACCTCGGAGATAGTCAGGTTTTATCGATTCCAGCACAAGAAGATTCTATCAGTGTTGTGCTATTTCCCAACCCAGCCATTGAGTCTTTGACCATCCAAAGTGAGCTTCTTTTGACCATGGACGCTACCCTTCGCGTTTACAACATGACTGGAAGGTGTACACAAACTAATCAAACAATTAAAAACTCAGAAAGTCAAGTGACCATTTCTATCCAAGACCAACCAATAGGTGTCAACATCATTGAATTAACCTTTGAAGACCATAGCAAAATCAGAAAGTTATTCGTAAAGAACTAA
- a CDS encoding tetratricopeptide repeat-containing sensor histidine kinase, which yields MTSLCLDKEVEDRYAQLALLPSDSNKVLAILDLLENHHKLDNDLELANQAYYISQSIDYKIGLAKSSYRIGLILFDLLDYPTSAKNFLMAFKLANEVSDTKLMTDALLAYAKSLDEQDQIDSAFWYYERVLSLSDSIDYQYARAETNYYIAGLANAIGQNERALTHLLDAENYYNTIGIDSDSWHIQNLLAIIYEESAHQSKAFEYYYIALEKAEISEDEEAMLMVSNNLAILYELIGDNKKAKEFYWSAIEQAHVLGYEAEEAYMLSNVSGIHLAESDTALAQSCLTKSMYINRQLGEKCDMAYPYQGMGDLHSLKMNTDSALWYYNQALNLCEECQNLPLLSSVYRHLGQLYIGASIFSKGVEYLRKSLAMGVKVKLLDEQKETNFALYNAYKKMGNMTLALVAYEDFQKAKDLLLSQTEANEIIKITSDYEFKKKMQDLDYKKKADFLKLQAMVHKHSEDKKGLYAFLALILVLVVALSWSYVLVQRQNKKLKVINEEKNTLMGMVAHDLRSPLNNVKSIMSMVNLDYAGADGEENRDQMDYAQMLDESVDNMREMIDRVMDISAIEDMKVNLNLSKCDLSKLVSKVASSYQYIASKKGIKIIKDFDENGYYATVDAKYAHQVFDNLMSNALKFSDFGSTIYLRLALTKTHVISSFADEGPGISIEDQQKLFTRYQKLSARPTGNEDSTGLGLSIVKKFVDSMGGKVRCESELGKGSTFIVEFKKSS from the coding sequence ATGACGTCCTTGTGCCTAGACAAGGAGGTAGAGGATAGGTATGCACAATTGGCACTATTACCATCAGACTCAAACAAGGTATTAGCCATTCTCGATCTTCTTGAAAATCATCATAAACTAGACAATGATTTAGAATTGGCCAATCAAGCCTACTATATCTCACAGTCGATTGATTACAAAATAGGTTTAGCCAAAAGTAGCTATCGAATTGGCTTAATACTCTTCGATCTATTGGATTATCCAACCAGTGCCAAAAATTTCTTAATGGCTTTCAAATTGGCTAATGAAGTGTCAGACACAAAATTAATGACAGATGCGCTGTTGGCATACGCCAAGTCATTGGATGAGCAAGACCAAATTGATTCAGCATTTTGGTATTATGAGCGAGTATTGTCGCTCTCAGATTCTATTGACTACCAATATGCCCGGGCTGAGACCAATTACTATATCGCTGGTCTTGCCAATGCCATCGGACAGAATGAAAGGGCATTGACGCATCTGCTTGATGCGGAAAACTATTACAATACCATAGGTATAGACAGTGATTCGTGGCATATACAAAACTTACTAGCAATAATATATGAGGAATCTGCTCATCAGAGCAAGGCCTTTGAATACTATTATATAGCACTGGAAAAGGCTGAAATAAGTGAGGATGAAGAAGCCATGCTGATGGTATCGAACAATCTGGCGATTTTGTATGAGTTGATAGGAGACAATAAAAAAGCCAAAGAATTCTATTGGTCTGCTATTGAGCAAGCACACGTATTGGGGTATGAAGCCGAAGAAGCATATATGCTCAGCAATGTCTCAGGCATTCATTTGGCAGAGTCAGATACGGCATTGGCTCAATCTTGTTTGACAAAATCCATGTATATCAATAGACAATTGGGAGAGAAGTGTGATATGGCCTATCCCTATCAAGGAATGGGGGATTTGCATAGTTTGAAAATGAATACTGATTCTGCACTTTGGTATTACAATCAAGCCCTTAATCTATGTGAAGAATGTCAGAATTTGCCATTGCTATCAAGTGTGTACAGACACTTGGGTCAGCTCTATATAGGAGCCTCCATCTTTTCCAAAGGAGTAGAGTATCTGCGTAAAAGCTTAGCCATGGGTGTGAAAGTAAAATTGCTCGATGAACAAAAGGAAACCAATTTTGCGTTGTACAATGCATATAAGAAGATGGGGAATATGACCTTGGCATTGGTTGCCTATGAGGATTTTCAAAAAGCCAAAGATTTGTTACTGAGTCAGACAGAAGCTAATGAAATTATAAAGATCACCTCAGATTACGAATTTAAGAAGAAGATGCAAGACCTCGATTACAAGAAAAAGGCTGACTTCCTAAAGCTCCAGGCTATGGTTCACAAGCATTCAGAAGATAAGAAAGGCCTCTACGCATTTCTGGCGCTAATACTGGTATTAGTAGTGGCATTGTCTTGGTCTTATGTTTTAGTCCAGAGACAAAATAAGAAGTTGAAAGTAATCAATGAAGAAAAGAACACTTTGATGGGGATGGTTGCTCACGATCTGAGAAGTCCTTTGAATAATGTAAAAAGCATCATGTCCATGGTAAATTTGGATTATGCAGGAGCTGACGGGGAAGAAAATCGAGACCAGATGGACTATGCGCAGATGCTTGATGAAAGTGTGGACAACATGAGAGAGATGATAGATCGAGTGATGGATATCAGTGCCATCGAAGATATGAAAGTCAACCTGAATCTAAGCAAATGTGATCTCTCAAAGTTGGTGAGCAAAGTTGCTAGTAGCTATCAATACATCGCATCCAAAAAGGGCATTAAGATCATCAAAGATTTTGATGAAAATGGGTATTATGCTACAGTAGATGCCAAATATGCTCATCAAGTGTTTGACAACCTGATGTCAAATGCATTGAAATTTAGTGATTTTGGAAGCACAATTTATCTTCGATTGGCGTTGACGAAGACCCATGTCATCTCCTCATTTGCAGATGAAGGTCCTGGGATAAGCATCGAAGATCAACAGAAGCTGTTTACCCGCTATCAAAAGCTTAGCGCTCGCCCAACGGGTAACGAAGACTCTACAGGCTTAGGACTATCGATCGTAAAGAAATTTGTAGATTCGATGGGTGGGAAAGTACGTTGCGAGAGTGAACTCGGCAAGGGAAGTACTTTCATTGTTGAGTTTAAGAAGTCGTCATAA
- a CDS encoding tetratricopeptide repeat-containing sensor histidine kinase, which translates to MLAYAQQARVSNVEKAIQIALEAKNQAEASCYAEGVAKSYCQLGLYYMIIGQHELAAQYAENAHKSFENQQDQAGLAEALYVLGSINYKSAKHHVALEYLFSCLRIQERVIDKQGQSRTLKAIGYIYEAFDEYDKAEETYLRCRELSREVGDKDGESNACNPLSGIYLKKGDLTKANELIDASIVLKQQTGDKRGLAYSYYGKGKIYLHQADLENAELCFEKSLKKHLYVGDRMGAAMCYKKLGSLYFSLNKYDKSKEYFNQALAHGNAVDNYEIRYTAYYHLYLMAKNERDTIEALRYHELYHENKLNVINTGAKSHIKSLESEWKMESLEIEARNQSEKAKLTENKNEELSRFVSRVSHDLKGPLSSMIELHKIVESEIKDELALYYFGMYHKGLKRLNETILDLLELSVLKSKELEYSLINFEGLISECLDSFHYYPNFNDIDFQISIDLDIVVKSDKRLINTVVQNLLENSIKYSKTQSSDSFVKISVKVMAEDYYAIIVEDNGIGIDEAYQDKIFDMFYRANDEVQGSGLGLYILKTAIEKLDGDVNLYSRPNEGTKMIVILPL; encoded by the coding sequence ATGCTTGCTTATGCCCAGCAGGCTAGAGTTAGCAATGTAGAAAAAGCCATTCAGATTGCCTTGGAGGCTAAAAATCAAGCTGAGGCGTCATGTTATGCAGAAGGAGTAGCAAAAAGCTACTGCCAATTGGGACTTTATTATATGATCATTGGTCAGCACGAGCTTGCCGCCCAATATGCCGAAAATGCTCATAAATCCTTTGAGAATCAGCAAGATCAAGCAGGGTTGGCCGAAGCGTTGTATGTGCTGGGTAGTATCAATTACAAGTCTGCTAAGCACCATGTGGCTTTAGAGTATTTATTTTCTTGTCTTAGGATTCAGGAGCGGGTGATAGACAAACAGGGTCAGTCACGTACTTTGAAGGCTATCGGTTACATCTATGAAGCTTTTGATGAATATGATAAAGCTGAGGAGACCTATTTAAGATGCCGAGAATTGAGCCGAGAAGTAGGAGACAAAGATGGAGAATCTAATGCCTGTAACCCATTGTCAGGGATCTATCTTAAAAAGGGAGACTTGACCAAAGCCAATGAGCTCATTGATGCCAGTATTGTACTCAAGCAACAGACGGGAGACAAGCGAGGTTTGGCATATTCCTATTATGGTAAAGGGAAAATCTATTTGCATCAGGCAGATCTTGAAAATGCAGAATTATGTTTCGAGAAAAGCTTGAAGAAGCATTTATATGTAGGGGATAGGATGGGAGCCGCCATGTGTTATAAAAAGCTCGGTTCATTGTATTTTTCTTTGAACAAATATGATAAGAGTAAAGAATATTTTAATCAGGCATTGGCACATGGCAATGCTGTGGATAATTATGAAATCCGCTATACAGCCTATTACCATCTGTATCTAATGGCTAAAAATGAAAGGGACACTATAGAGGCACTGCGCTATCATGAATTGTATCACGAAAATAAACTGAATGTGATCAATACAGGAGCCAAAAGCCATATCAAGTCTTTGGAGTCGGAATGGAAAATGGAAAGCTTAGAGATAGAGGCACGAAATCAAAGTGAAAAGGCTAAGCTGACTGAGAACAAAAATGAAGAATTGAGCAGGTTTGTTTCTCGTGTATCACATGACTTGAAGGGTCCTTTGTCATCCATGATTGAGTTGCACAAGATAGTAGAGTCTGAGATCAAGGATGAATTGGCTCTCTATTATTTTGGAATGTATCACAAGGGTTTGAAAAGACTGAATGAGACTATTTTGGATTTATTGGAACTATCAGTTCTTAAATCCAAGGAGTTGGAATATTCATTGATAAATTTCGAAGGACTCATCAGCGAATGTTTAGATTCATTTCACTACTATCCCAACTTCAACGACATTGATTTTCAAATCTCCATAGACCTAGATATAGTAGTGAAGTCCGATAAGCGCCTTATAAACACCGTTGTACAGAATCTACTAGAGAACAGTATCAAATATTCAAAGACTCAGTCTTCGGATAGCTTTGTTAAAATATCAGTTAAAGTCATGGCTGAAGATTATTATGCGATCATAGTAGAGGACAACGGTATAGGTATTGATGAAGCATACCAAGACAAGATTTTTGACATGTTTTATCGTGCCAATGATGAAGTGCAGGGATCTGGGTTAGGCTTATATATTCTCAAAACGGCTATTGAGAAGCTGGATGGTGATGTGAATTTGTATAGCAGACCCAACGAGGGAACCAAAATGATTGTTATATTGCCTCTGTAA
- a CDS encoding DEAD/DEAH box helicase: MNNFQELGLDEHILQALNDLGISKPTEIQQEAIPYLLSSTNDFIGLAQTGTGKTAAFGLPLLQLIEEDSNYCQAIVLSPTRELAQQISEGLKSFSKYSKKLKIECVYGGAPIMTQLRNLKSKPQVIVATPGRLVDLIKRKAVDVTKLRYLVLDEADEMLNMGFKEELNTILLQTPDEKSTWLFSATMPKLIRKIVADYMHNPHEISVKSGVEVNKNIAHQYMIVKVSDKLEAVKRFMDMEGDLYGVMFCRTKIDTQNIADELSRAGYAAEALHGDLSQNQRDLVMKKFKDHAINLLVATDVAARGIDVNDLTHVIHHKLPDELEFYTHRSGRTARAGKKGVSVALVSKAEQRRLGQIENILGIEFEKVLVPSGDAIVSKRIDSWSASIIAQEIKTNLPDGFRDKVHADLAELTKEELIDKLMTIEFNKLNLTDTRDLNSSAHSKSDRSDRSEGRGTRDRDGGGRSEERRSTRTSSSHVKFTINLGKIDSISKSDILSIISEVTGVAGADIGRIETQQKKTILEISKANSSDFTGKFTGFEFDNREIKVAEGGEFTEPKGGAREGRDSRGRGGRPDRRKSYGAKGGGSSKPRRR; encoded by the coding sequence TTGAACAATTTCCAGGAATTAGGGCTTGATGAGCATATCCTTCAGGCACTAAATGATTTAGGAATCAGTAAACCTACTGAAATTCAGCAAGAAGCCATCCCTTATTTACTTTCTTCAACCAATGATTTTATAGGGCTAGCTCAGACAGGTACAGGTAAAACTGCGGCCTTTGGACTGCCTCTACTACAGTTGATAGAGGAAGATAGCAACTATTGTCAAGCCATCGTCTTGTCCCCAACGAGAGAATTGGCACAGCAAATTTCCGAAGGACTCAAATCCTTCTCAAAGTACAGTAAAAAATTGAAAATTGAGTGTGTATATGGTGGCGCTCCCATCATGACCCAACTCAGAAATTTGAAATCAAAGCCTCAGGTCATTGTAGCTACACCAGGTAGATTGGTGGATTTGATCAAAAGAAAGGCAGTTGATGTAACCAAACTCAGATACCTAGTCCTAGATGAGGCAGATGAGATGCTCAATATGGGATTCAAAGAAGAATTGAATACCATTCTTTTGCAAACACCAGATGAAAAATCTACATGGTTGTTTTCGGCTACCATGCCCAAATTAATCAGAAAGATAGTCGCGGACTACATGCACAATCCGCATGAAATCTCCGTCAAAAGTGGTGTAGAAGTCAATAAGAATATTGCACACCAGTACATGATTGTGAAAGTCTCTGATAAATTGGAGGCAGTCAAAAGATTCATGGACATGGAAGGCGATCTCTATGGTGTGATGTTTTGCAGAACCAAAATCGATACACAAAACATCGCTGACGAATTGAGTAGAGCGGGATATGCAGCAGAAGCATTGCATGGTGATCTCAGCCAAAACCAAAGAGATTTGGTGATGAAAAAATTTAAAGATCATGCTATCAACCTATTGGTTGCGACAGATGTAGCGGCCAGAGGGATTGATGTCAATGACTTGACACACGTGATTCATCACAAACTACCTGACGAATTGGAATTCTATACACATAGAAGTGGTAGAACAGCCAGAGCAGGTAAAAAGGGGGTTTCTGTAGCATTGGTATCCAAAGCAGAACAACGTAGATTGGGTCAGATAGAAAACATATTGGGTATTGAATTTGAGAAGGTTTTAGTACCAAGCGGTGATGCCATTGTTTCCAAGCGCATTGACAGCTGGTCTGCTTCGATCATTGCACAAGAGATCAAAACCAATCTACCTGATGGATTCAGAGACAAAGTTCATGCAGATTTGGCTGAGTTGACCAAGGAAGAGTTGATAGACAAACTGATGACTATTGAGTTTAATAAACTGAACCTGACAGACACCCGTGACCTCAATTCATCTGCCCATAGCAAATCTGACAGATCGGATCGATCAGAAGGGCGTGGTACACGTGACCGTGACGGTGGAGGTAGATCAGAAGAGCGCAGAAGTACCAGAACTAGCAGTTCACATGTGAAATTCACGATCAACCTAGGCAAGATAGATTCAATATCCAAATCAGACATCCTGAGTATTATTTCAGAAGTGACTGGTGTGGCAGGTGCTGATATTGGCAGAATAGAGACACAGCAGAAAAAGACCATTCTTGAGATTAGCAAAGCCAATTCTTCTGACTTTACTGGCAAATTCACGGGGTTTGAATTTGACAACAGAGAGATTAAGGTCGCCGAAGGTGGAGAGTTTACCGAGCCCAAAGGAGGAGCAAGAGAAGGTCGAGATTCACGCGGTAGAGGAGGGAGACCTGACCGTAGGAAATCGTATGGTGCAAAAGGTGGAGGCAGTAGCAAGCCAAGACGAAGATAA
- a CDS encoding patatin-like phospholipase domain-containing protein: MSKKNRKRGILEKFIFSFPIQLLAQYFKSHQLLLLSWVIILAFVTSSSGNVTGIPYLFLDPEYLHRVSFWSFFMCGISFGTLVVSFHITGYILHANKYRFIGLLKKPFSNFSVNNSVIPLFTLLTYLTCITVFQAHNEQNTFLNIVTYLSGFLVGITLIIALLYGYFRFTNKDIYEYITKKLNHKLKSIALSRFNIIDRLSMKKKRKVTSFFDLRLQIKYTDELYHFPNKKAITKVFDQNHLNSVILVVILIVFILLMGLGIDYKVFQLPAAASLMFLFSMVTMAIGALSYWAKEWLVAAFLVIYLFINFLFTSGTILDYHEAFGMNYDTTKAEYSIPQLKKMTSDSIVMRDKQEMLAILDRWKSKQESDRPTAVFVCVSGGGSRSALWAYSALTQIDQKMGHKLMDQTVMITGASGGMVGASFFRELAYRYSTQQIENPYDEKYADQIASDNLNPIIFNLVVNDLFLRNSEFEFEGKWYTKDRGFAFEQQLNQNTDFILDKKLSDYGLLEAKAQIPMILFGPSIMNDGRKLYVSAHNTSFMNTSHQNLVGVNETIIDAIDFQRMFEDQGAKDLKYTSALRMNASFPYVTPNISLPSAPPIKIMDAGVTDNFGLTDVARFVFAFKEWFAKNAGAIVIISIRDTKRVQVIEPQSYLSIFDKIANPISSVYNNLANFQDVNNEYKLEYMKSWYPNPIQNFVIEYDMYEDYKVVNTSKGVSTQDSTKAKRPSLNWHLTVKEKQSLQRNILSESNTKTIDSLVNRLQ, encoded by the coding sequence ATGAGCAAGAAAAACAGGAAACGAGGCATACTTGAAAAATTCATATTCTCCTTCCCCATCCAGCTACTAGCACAATATTTCAAATCTCATCAATTGCTATTGTTGAGTTGGGTGATCATACTAGCTTTTGTCACCAGTAGTTCTGGCAATGTCACCGGCATCCCCTATTTGTTTTTGGATCCAGAATACCTCCATCGAGTCAGTTTTTGGAGCTTTTTCATGTGTGGAATATCATTTGGTACACTGGTAGTGTCCTTTCATATCACGGGATACATTCTTCACGCCAACAAATATCGCTTTATAGGACTCCTCAAAAAACCATTTAGTAACTTCTCTGTCAACAACAGTGTGATACCCCTATTTACACTACTGACTTACCTGACCTGTATCACAGTATTTCAAGCACACAATGAGCAAAATACATTTCTAAATATCGTGACTTATCTGAGTGGGTTCCTAGTTGGTATCACGCTGATCATCGCCTTACTTTATGGCTATTTTAGATTTACCAACAAGGATATCTATGAATACATCACCAAAAAACTCAATCACAAGCTAAAGTCTATTGCCCTGAGTAGATTCAATATCATCGATCGTTTGTCTATGAAAAAGAAAAGAAAAGTCACTTCCTTTTTTGATCTTAGGTTACAAATCAAATACACCGACGAGCTCTACCATTTTCCTAACAAAAAGGCGATCACCAAGGTATTTGACCAAAACCATCTCAACTCGGTCATTTTGGTAGTTATTCTGATCGTATTCATTCTCTTGATGGGGCTAGGGATAGATTACAAAGTGTTTCAGTTGCCTGCTGCGGCCAGTCTGATGTTTCTATTTTCGATGGTCACGATGGCCATTGGGGCGCTATCCTATTGGGCCAAGGAATGGCTCGTGGCAGCTTTCCTTGTGATTTATCTCTTCATCAATTTCCTCTTTACATCAGGTACGATACTGGACTATCATGAAGCTTTTGGGATGAATTATGACACGACTAAAGCGGAATATTCCATTCCTCAACTCAAAAAAATGACTAGTGACAGCATTGTCATGCGAGACAAGCAAGAGATGTTGGCGATTTTGGATCGGTGGAAGAGTAAGCAGGAAAGTGACAGACCTACTGCGGTATTTGTGTGTGTGAGTGGTGGCGGATCACGTTCCGCGCTTTGGGCGTACAGTGCATTGACTCAAATCGATCAAAAGATGGGGCACAAACTGATGGATCAGACAGTGATGATCACAGGTGCATCTGGAGGCATGGTCGGGGCGTCCTTCTTTCGAGAATTGGCCTATCGGTATAGCACGCAACAGATCGAAAACCCCTATGATGAGAAGTATGCTGATCAAATAGCCAGTGACAACTTGAACCCTATTATCTTCAACCTAGTGGTCAATGATCTTTTCTTGCGCAATTCAGAATTTGAGTTTGAAGGCAAATGGTACACTAAAGACCGAGGCTTTGCCTTTGAGCAGCAGCTCAATCAAAACACCGATTTCATCCTAGACAAGAAGCTTTCTGATTATGGTCTGTTGGAAGCGAAAGCACAAATCCCCATGATCCTGTTCGGACCATCTATCATGAATGATGGACGAAAACTCTACGTCTCTGCTCACAATACTTCATTTATGAATACCTCCCATCAAAACCTAGTAGGTGTGAACGAAACAATCATAGATGCCATTGATTTTCAACGGATGTTTGAAGACCAAGGAGCCAAAGATCTCAAATACACAAGTGCACTGCGAATGAATGCTTCTTTCCCCTATGTCACGCCCAATATTTCACTCCCAAGTGCGCCTCCAATCAAAATCATGGATGCAGGGGTTACTGACAATTTTGGTCTAACAGATGTGGCACGCTTCGTCTTTGCCTTCAAAGAATGGTTTGCAAAAAATGCGGGGGCTATCGTCATCATCTCTATCCGAGACACCAAAAGAGTACAAGTGATTGAACCCCAATCCTATCTATCCATTTTTGATAAAATCGCCAATCCCATCAGCAGTGTGTACAACAACCTGGCTAATTTTCAGGATGTCAACAATGAGTACAAGTTGGAATACATGAAGTCCTGGTACCCCAACCCCATTCAAAACTTTGTGATCGAGTATGATATGTACGAAGATTACAAGGTAGTCAATACGTCCAAAGGTGTATCGACTCAAGACTCTACCAAGGCAAAGCGACCATCACTCAATTGGCACCTTACAGTCAAGGAAAAACAGTCCCTACAGAGAAACATCCTATCCGAAAGCAATACCAAAACCATTGATTCTTTGGTGAATAGACTTCAATAG